The following coding sequences are from one Pirellulales bacterium window:
- a CDS encoding response regulator yields the protein MPTVLVVDDAAVDRRLVGGLLEHDPDLTVRFATNGTHALTMMRESVPALVVTDLIMPEMNGLELVTAIRDQHPFVPVILMTSKGNEEIAVQALQRGAASYVPKSQLADRLLETIRAVLDASRPRESQARLLTHIVNSECMFRLENDCTLFPPLINYLQDHVARFGLFDQIERVRMGIALEEALVNALYHGNLEVHSGLIEDSHDAYYAMVDQRSQISPYKEREILVTLKISPDEAVVTIRDQGPGFDPASLPDPTDPVNLEKASGRGLLLMRTFVDEVTFNDRGNEVTLRKRRRQTDGETLNCNELL from the coding sequence ATGCCAACTGTCTTAGTTGTCGACGACGCTGCCGTTGATCGCCGCCTGGTGGGGGGTCTGCTCGAGCATGACCCGGACCTGACCGTTCGATTCGCCACCAACGGCACCCATGCCCTGACGATGATGCGCGAAAGTGTGCCGGCCTTGGTCGTGACGGACTTGATCATGCCCGAGATGAACGGACTGGAGCTGGTGACCGCGATACGCGACCAGCACCCGTTCGTGCCTGTCATCCTGATGACTTCGAAGGGTAACGAGGAGATCGCCGTACAGGCGCTACAACGCGGCGCGGCCAGCTACGTGCCGAAAAGTCAGCTGGCCGACAGATTGCTCGAAACCATTCGCGCTGTGCTCGACGCATCGCGCCCCCGCGAAAGCCAGGCGCGTCTGCTCACGCACATTGTCAATAGCGAGTGCATGTTCCGCTTGGAGAACGACTGCACGCTGTTCCCGCCGTTGATCAACTACTTGCAAGACCATGTGGCGCGCTTTGGCTTGTTCGATCAGATCGAACGCGTGCGGATGGGCATCGCGCTCGAAGAAGCACTCGTCAATGCGCTGTATCACGGCAACCTCGAGGTGCATTCCGGGCTGATCGAAGATAGCCACGACGCGTACTACGCCATGGTCGACCAGCGTTCGCAGATCTCGCCCTACAAGGAACGTGAGATCCTGGTCACGCTGAAAATCTCGCCCGACGAAGCCGTGGTTACGATACGCGACCAAGGCCCAGGTTTCGATCCGGCATCGCTGCCCGATCCCACGGACCCGGTCAACCTGGAAAAAGCCAGTGGGCGAGGATTGCTTCTGATGCGTACGTTTGTCGACGAGGTCACATTTAATGACCGGGGCAACGAAGTCACGCTGCGCAAACGCCGCCGCCAGACCGACGGCGAGACATTGAACTGCAACGAGTTGCTCTAG